One genomic region from Conexibacter woesei DSM 14684 encodes:
- a CDS encoding FtsX-like permease family protein, with the protein MSRAARELALGARLALAGGRGAWARVVMTAVGVGLGVALLLFAASVPQLFAAREDRMAARDDLSMTGADLSRGANTLLVAFADTDFRDVRVRGRVLQPEGPLAPVPPGVVRLPGPGELVVSPRLRRLLTSPEGALLRARLDARIVGTIADAGLEGPGEYAFYAGAEGLQHGGNGVHRIDRFGSPDGGDGLHPVLRLLVVIAFAVLLLPVLVFIGAAVRFGGEDRDRRLAALRLVGADSRMVRRIAAGEALLGALLGLAVGAAIFLFARQFVERITLSDLSAFAADVRPSAPFAVLIAVAVPAAAVAVTQLALRGVAIEPLGVVRRAQPRRRRVWWRLLPPLAGAGLLFPLLGAEAGATFDELQVAAGVVLLLIGVTAILPWLVEAVVHRLGRGGGVAWQLATRRLQLDSGLSARVVSGIAVAVAGAIALQTLFSGVERSYTTATGADLDRAQAFGTLEPGQDGPRAPALAARLRAIDGVTSVVALDQTNLEKRQRDGGAFITSLTVADCRTLRELAVLPRCADGDAFAIRGEPGTPRAGDRVRVGDRIGWTVPADAPTVRPRSDPAGGEMSGVLLTPKAAAGLELPQRSIALYTGLDSSRPDAIEHVRNATAQVDPRGEVLRLAATRADRDFANIRRGLFAGAVAVLLLIGASMLVSALEQLRERRRLLAALVAFGTPRATLGWSVFWQTAVPVALGLALAVVTGAALGALLLQLVSEPLRVNLAAIAGMTAIGAAVVLLVTVASLPLLWRLMRPDGLRTE; encoded by the coding sequence ATGAGCCGCGCGGCGCGCGAGCTGGCGCTCGGCGCCCGCCTCGCGCTGGCCGGCGGCCGCGGCGCCTGGGCGCGCGTCGTGATGACGGCCGTCGGGGTCGGGCTGGGCGTCGCGCTGCTGCTGTTCGCGGCGTCGGTCCCCCAGCTGTTCGCGGCGCGCGAGGATCGCATGGCCGCGCGCGACGACCTCTCGATGACGGGAGCGGACCTGAGCAGAGGTGCGAACACGCTGCTGGTCGCGTTCGCCGACACCGACTTCCGCGACGTGCGGGTCCGCGGCCGCGTGCTCCAGCCCGAAGGGCCGCTCGCACCCGTCCCGCCCGGCGTCGTCAGACTGCCCGGCCCCGGCGAGCTGGTCGTCTCGCCGCGGCTGAGACGGCTGCTCACCTCCCCAGAGGGCGCCCTTCTGCGCGCACGGCTCGACGCGCGGATCGTCGGGACGATCGCCGACGCCGGGCTCGAAGGGCCCGGCGAGTACGCCTTCTACGCGGGCGCCGAGGGCCTGCAGCACGGTGGCAACGGGGTCCATCGGATCGACCGCTTCGGCTCCCCCGACGGTGGCGACGGGCTGCATCCGGTGCTGCGCCTGCTGGTCGTGATCGCCTTCGCGGTGCTGCTGCTGCCCGTGCTGGTCTTCATCGGCGCGGCGGTGCGCTTCGGCGGAGAGGACCGCGACCGCCGTCTCGCGGCGCTGCGGCTGGTCGGCGCCGACAGCCGCATGGTGCGCCGGATCGCCGCCGGGGAGGCGCTGCTGGGCGCGCTGCTCGGTCTCGCCGTTGGCGCTGCGATCTTCCTGTTCGCGCGCCAGTTCGTCGAGCGCATCACGCTCTCGGACCTCAGCGCGTTCGCCGCGGACGTGCGGCCGAGCGCGCCGTTCGCGGTGCTGATCGCCGTGGCGGTGCCGGCGGCGGCGGTCGCCGTCACGCAGCTGGCCCTGCGCGGCGTCGCGATCGAGCCACTGGGCGTCGTGCGCCGCGCACAGCCGCGGCGACGCCGGGTCTGGTGGCGGCTGCTGCCGCCGCTTGCCGGCGCCGGGCTGCTCTTCCCGCTGCTCGGGGCCGAGGCCGGCGCGACGTTCGACGAGCTCCAGGTCGCGGCGGGTGTCGTGCTGCTGCTGATCGGCGTCACCGCGATCCTGCCGTGGCTCGTGGAGGCGGTCGTGCACCGGCTCGGTCGCGGCGGCGGGGTCGCGTGGCAGCTCGCGACGCGCCGCCTCCAGCTCGACAGCGGGCTCTCCGCGCGCGTCGTGAGCGGGATCGCGGTCGCGGTCGCGGGCGCGATCGCGTTGCAGACGCTGTTCTCAGGCGTCGAGCGCAGCTACACGACCGCGACCGGCGCCGATCTCGACCGCGCGCAGGCGTTCGGGACGCTCGAACCCGGCCAGGACGGTCCGCGCGCCCCCGCGCTCGCAGCGAGGCTGCGCGCGATCGACGGCGTCACGTCGGTCGTCGCGCTGGACCAGACGAACCTGGAGAAGCGGCAGCGCGACGGCGGCGCGTTCATCACCTCGTTGACTGTCGCCGACTGCCGCACGCTGCGCGAGCTGGCAGTGCTGCCCCGCTGCGCGGACGGCGACGCGTTCGCCATCCGCGGCGAGCCCGGCACGCCGCGTGCCGGCGACCGCGTCCGCGTCGGCGATCGGATCGGCTGGACCGTGCCGGCGGATGCGCCGACCGTGCGGCCACGCTCGGACCCGGCGGGCGGGGAGATGTCGGGGGTGCTGCTGACGCCGAAGGCGGCGGCGGGGCTGGAGCTGCCGCAGCGCAGCATCGCGCTCTACACCGGCCTCGACTCGTCGCGGCCGGACGCGATCGAGCACGTCCGCAACGCGACGGCGCAGGTCGACCCACGCGGCGAGGTGCTGAGACTCGCGGCGACGAGAGCTGACCGCGACTTCGCGAACATCCGCCGCGGCCTGTTCGCCGGAGCCGTCGCGGTGCTGCTGCTGATCGGCGCGAGCATGCTCGTCAGCGCGCTGGAGCAGCTGCGCGAGCGGCGCAGACTGCTGGCGGCGCTCGTCGCGTTCGGCACGCCGCGTGCGACGCTCGGCTGGTCGGTCTTCTGGCAGACGGCCGTCCCCGTCGCGCTCGGCCTCGCGCTCGCGGTCGTGACCGGCGCCGCGCTCGGCGCGCTGCTGCTGCAGCTCGTGAGCGAGCCGCTGCGCGTCAACCTCGCCGCGATCGCCGGCATGACCGCGATCGGCGCCGCCGTCGTGCTGCTCGTGACGGTCGCGAGCCTGCCGCTGCTGTGGCGGCTGATGCGCCCGGACGGCCTGCGGACGGAGTGA
- the bktB gene encoding beta-ketothiolase BktB — MTDVVIASAVRTAVGGYGKSLKDVPPSQLGSTAARAALERAGVAPEQVEHVVFGNVIHTEPRDMYMARVVGMGAGIPKETPAFTVNRLCGTGVQAIVSATQAIQSGDVSVALAGGAESMSRGPYWLPSGRWGARMGETAVVDPVSGALTDPFNDILMGVTAENLAERHSISREQQDAFAVESHRRAIAARDAGRFADEIVPVTIKTRKGEVTFDTDEHIRDDASLDGMAKLKPVFKRDGGTVTAGNASGMNDAGAALVLLSADKAAELGSPVRARILSYASCGVDPAVMGIGPVPAVRKALDRAGVSLDQIGVIELNEAFAAQALAVMQELELDPAKVNPNGGAIALGHPISATGAAITAKAISEMERADHEYGLVTLCIGGGQGIALLLGRS; from the coding sequence ATGACCGATGTCGTCATCGCATCCGCCGTCCGCACCGCCGTCGGCGGCTACGGCAAGTCGCTGAAGGACGTGCCGCCGAGCCAGCTCGGCTCGACCGCCGCCAGAGCCGCGCTGGAGCGCGCCGGGGTCGCGCCCGAGCAGGTCGAGCACGTCGTCTTCGGCAACGTGATCCACACCGAGCCGAGAGACATGTACATGGCGCGCGTCGTCGGCATGGGCGCGGGGATCCCGAAGGAGACCCCGGCGTTCACCGTCAACCGCCTCTGCGGCACCGGCGTGCAGGCGATCGTCTCGGCGACGCAGGCGATCCAGTCCGGCGACGTGTCGGTCGCGCTCGCCGGCGGCGCGGAGTCGATGAGCCGCGGCCCGTACTGGCTGCCGTCGGGCCGCTGGGGCGCGCGGATGGGCGAGACGGCCGTCGTCGACCCCGTCAGCGGCGCGCTGACCGACCCCTTCAACGACATCCTGATGGGCGTCACGGCCGAGAACCTCGCCGAGCGCCACTCGATTTCGCGCGAGCAGCAGGACGCGTTCGCGGTCGAGTCGCACCGCCGCGCGATCGCCGCGCGTGACGCCGGCCGCTTCGCGGACGAGATCGTCCCCGTGACGATCAAGACGCGCAAGGGCGAGGTCACGTTCGACACCGACGAGCACATCCGCGACGACGCGTCGCTCGACGGGATGGCGAAGCTGAAGCCCGTCTTCAAGCGCGACGGCGGCACCGTCACGGCCGGCAACGCCTCCGGCATGAACGACGCCGGCGCGGCGCTCGTGCTGCTCTCCGCCGACAAGGCTGCCGAGCTGGGCAGCCCGGTGAGAGCGCGGATCCTCAGCTACGCCAGCTGCGGCGTCGACCCAGCCGTGATGGGCATCGGCCCGGTGCCAGCGGTGCGCAAGGCGCTCGACCGCGCCGGCGTCTCGCTCGACCAGATCGGCGTGATCGAGCTGAACGAGGCGTTCGCCGCGCAGGCGCTGGCGGTGATGCAGGAGCTGGAGCTGGATCCCGCCAAGGTCAACCCGAACGGCGGTGCGATCGCGCTCGGCCACCCGATCAGCGCGACCGGCGCGGCGATCACGGCGAAGGCGATCAGCGAGATGGAGCGCGCGGACCACGAGTACGGGCTCGTGACGCTCTGCATCGGCGGTGGGCAGGGGATCGCGCTGCTGCTCGGGCGCAGCTGA
- a CDS encoding ABC transporter ATP-binding protein, which translates to MNEVAVHPLLRLWRRAPRYRGQVRRGVVWAILNQILDILPELLIGVAIDIVVREEGSIVGSVTGIEDREAQLFVLAGATAVIWLLESLTEYLAQRCWRTLSQDLQHDLRMDAYGHVQELELAWFEDREAGRLLTILNDDVNQLERFLDVGALQIIQTATSVVAVGAVFVIISPLLAVLAFLPVPVIVGGSLLFQRRLEPRYAKVREHAGRLGGLIGGNLGGIATIKAFGAERRESTRVAAASRDYASANRTAIALSAAFVPVIRTAILVGFMVTLVVGGHLTLNGTLEVGMFSVLVFMTQRLLWPLTRLGETLDLYQRGVASLRRILDLIDAPVQIRDGARELPPTADGATRRAVAFGDVGFVYRDDDGAVRTCVLDGLDLDVPAGETHAIVGPTGAGKSTVVKLLLRLYDAERGSVAIDGVEVRDLTFGSLRGAIGYVGQDTFLFDGSVADNLRYGAPDASDEQLRTAAELAEAHEFVEALPDGYDTPVGERGVRLSGGQRQRLTIARALVRDPSILVLDEATSAVDNETEAAIQRSLLRVSRERTTIVIAHRLSTIRHADRIHVLEGGRVTEAGTHDELLRNGGRYAALWAVQTGEVLRIGSSTAASGSFDTSAGTPG; encoded by the coding sequence GTGAACGAGGTCGCCGTCCACCCGCTGCTGCGCCTGTGGCGCCGCGCGCCGCGCTATCGCGGCCAGGTCCGCCGGGGCGTCGTGTGGGCGATCCTCAACCAGATCCTCGACATCCTGCCCGAGCTGCTGATCGGCGTCGCGATCGACATCGTCGTGCGCGAGGAGGGCAGCATCGTCGGCAGCGTGACCGGGATCGAGGACCGCGAGGCCCAGCTGTTCGTGCTCGCCGGCGCGACCGCGGTGATCTGGCTGCTGGAGTCGCTGACCGAGTATCTCGCGCAGCGCTGCTGGCGGACGCTCTCGCAGGACCTTCAGCACGACCTGCGGATGGACGCCTACGGCCACGTGCAGGAGCTGGAGCTGGCGTGGTTCGAGGACCGCGAGGCCGGCAGACTGCTGACGATCCTCAACGACGACGTCAACCAGCTCGAGCGGTTCCTCGACGTCGGCGCGCTGCAGATCATCCAGACGGCGACGAGCGTCGTCGCGGTCGGCGCCGTCTTCGTCATCATCTCGCCGCTGCTGGCGGTGCTCGCGTTCCTGCCCGTCCCGGTGATCGTCGGCGGCTCGCTGCTGTTCCAGAGACGGCTCGAGCCGCGCTACGCGAAGGTCCGCGAGCACGCCGGCCGGCTCGGCGGGCTGATCGGCGGCAACCTCGGCGGGATCGCGACGATCAAGGCGTTCGGCGCCGAGCGACGCGAGTCGACCCGCGTCGCGGCGGCCTCTCGCGACTACGCGAGCGCGAACCGCACTGCGATCGCGCTCAGCGCCGCGTTCGTCCCGGTGATCCGAACCGCGATCCTCGTCGGCTTCATGGTCACGCTCGTCGTCGGCGGCCACCTGACGCTCAACGGGACGCTCGAGGTCGGGATGTTCTCGGTGCTCGTCTTCATGACGCAGCGGCTGCTGTGGCCGCTGACGCGGCTCGGCGAGACGCTCGACCTGTACCAGCGCGGCGTCGCGTCGCTGCGGCGGATCCTCGACCTGATCGACGCGCCCGTCCAGATCCGCGACGGCGCGCGCGAGCTGCCTCCGACCGCCGACGGCGCGACGCGACGCGCGGTCGCCTTCGGCGACGTCGGCTTCGTCTACCGCGACGACGACGGCGCGGTCCGCACGTGCGTGCTCGACGGGCTCGACCTCGACGTACCGGCCGGCGAGACGCATGCGATCGTCGGACCGACCGGCGCGGGCAAGTCGACCGTCGTGAAGCTGCTGCTGCGCCTCTACGACGCCGAGCGCGGCTCGGTCGCGATCGACGGCGTCGAGGTCCGCGACCTGACCTTCGGGAGCCTCCGCGGCGCGATCGGCTACGTCGGTCAGGACACGTTCCTGTTCGACGGCTCGGTCGCCGACAACCTCCGCTACGGCGCGCCGGACGCGAGCGACGAGCAGCTCCGCACTGCGGCCGAGCTGGCCGAGGCGCACGAGTTCGTCGAGGCGCTGCCGGACGGCTACGACACCCCCGTCGGCGAACGCGGCGTGCGCCTCTCCGGCGGCCAGCGCCAGCGGCTGACGATCGCCCGCGCGCTCGTGCGCGATCCGTCGATCCTCGTGCTCGACGAAGCGACCTCGGCGGTCGACAACGAGACCGAGGCGGCGATCCAGCGCTCGCTGCTGCGCGTCAGCCGCGAGCGCACGACGATCGTGATCGCCCATCGTCTGTCGACGATCCGCCACGCCGACCGCATCCACGTGCTCGAAGGCGGACGCGTCACCGAGGCCGGCACGCACGACGAGCTGCTGCGCAACGGCGGCCGCTACGCCGCGCTGTGGGCGGTGCAGACCGGTGAGGTGCTTCGCATTGGGAGTTCCACGGCGGCGAGCGGCAGCTTCGACACGTCGGCGGGAACTCCCGGCTAG
- a CDS encoding PAS domain-containing protein, which produces MASGERAFLRLVPSTTEELRPSQWFCGHCGAVTDETPAPAARICGDCGLGMLLEARADVVPQAGEAFLIVDASLSIQALSAEAEHLLAITEHDVIQHPVTELLTPADAEARGAEAFATTIMHAARGDDAPQRLFVRPANVFGVRMPLRVGLCGPPRAALLVLE; this is translated from the coding sequence ATGGCATCCGGTGAACGCGCCTTCCTGCGACTGGTTCCCTCCACGACGGAGGAGCTGCGGCCCTCCCAGTGGTTCTGCGGGCACTGCGGCGCGGTGACCGACGAGACGCCCGCGCCGGCCGCGCGCATCTGCGGCGACTGCGGCCTCGGCATGCTGCTGGAGGCGCGCGCCGACGTCGTGCCGCAGGCGGGCGAGGCGTTCCTGATCGTCGACGCGTCGCTGTCGATCCAGGCGCTCTCGGCCGAAGCCGAGCACCTGCTCGCGATCACCGAGCACGACGTCATCCAGCATCCCGTCACCGAGCTGCTGACGCCGGCCGACGCCGAGGCCCGCGGGGCCGAGGCGTTCGCGACGACGATCATGCACGCCGCCCGCGGCGACGACGCCCCGCAGCGCCTGTTCGTCCGGCCCGCGAACGTCTTCGGCGTGCGCATGCCGCTCCGCGTCGGCCTCTGCGGGCCGCCGCGCGCCGCGCTGCTCGTGCTCGAGTAG
- a CDS encoding glycoside hydrolase family 15 protein: protein MEFEVATAEPAAQEIPLGGSPYPPIADYGFLSDCEVCALVAKSGNVEWMCLPRMDGPSVFAGILDRHAGRFRVGPRDQVVPADRRYLPGTMILETTWGTPTGWLVVRDVLVVGPWHHGSERSGRYARSPRDHEAAHVLLRTMRCLNGFVDVELDCEPAFDYARKRGSWDYAGDGYGDGICSAEGVPTQLRLRTDMRLGFEGPRARAETRMRAGDTLFCALGWSSHLPPETYDEAHSQLSVTGNFWHEWISRGRFPDHPWRVYLQRSALTLKGLTYAPTGAMMAAATTSLPETPGGERNWDYRYTWLRDSTFMLWGLSTLGFDREAHDFLYFITDRLEAGGRLGIMYGIDGRERLDEEILDHLAGYEGAKPVRIGNGAWDQRQHDVWGVLLDSIRLHIRSGDRLDDRLWPLVVRQVDTAVAEWREPDRGIWEVRGEPQHFTSSKIFCWVAADRGARLARLRGDRDAAKRWREAADEMHAEICERGLDDRGVFVQHYDTDALDASLLLIPMLGFLPASDERVRKTVLAIADELTVNELVLRYKVAETDDGLTGEEGSFAICSFWLVSALVEIGEVQRARDLCDKLLSYASPLALYAEEIDPHSGRHLGNFPQAFTHLALINAVMHIIRADEALVDDTH, encoded by the coding sequence GTGGAATTCGAAGTCGCCACCGCCGAGCCCGCCGCGCAGGAGATCCCGCTCGGCGGGAGCCCCTACCCGCCGATCGCGGACTACGGCTTCCTGTCCGACTGCGAGGTCTGCGCGCTCGTCGCCAAGAGCGGCAACGTCGAGTGGATGTGCCTGCCGCGGATGGACGGGCCGAGCGTCTTCGCCGGGATCCTCGACCGCCACGCCGGCCGCTTCCGCGTCGGCCCGCGCGACCAGGTCGTCCCGGCCGACCGCCGCTACCTGCCCGGGACGATGATCCTGGAGACGACGTGGGGCACTCCGACCGGCTGGTTGGTCGTGCGCGACGTGCTCGTCGTCGGTCCCTGGCACCACGGCAGCGAACGCTCCGGCCGCTACGCGCGCTCGCCGCGCGACCACGAGGCCGCGCACGTGCTGCTGCGCACGATGAGGTGCCTGAACGGCTTCGTCGACGTCGAGCTCGACTGCGAGCCTGCATTCGACTACGCCCGCAAGCGCGGCAGCTGGGACTACGCCGGCGACGGCTACGGCGACGGCATCTGCAGCGCCGAGGGCGTCCCGACGCAGCTGCGCCTGCGGACCGACATGCGGCTCGGCTTCGAGGGCCCGCGCGCCCGCGCCGAGACGCGCATGAGAGCGGGTGACACGCTCTTCTGCGCGCTCGGCTGGTCGAGCCATCTGCCGCCGGAGACCTACGACGAGGCGCACTCGCAGCTGTCGGTGACCGGCAACTTCTGGCACGAGTGGATCAGCCGCGGCCGCTTCCCCGACCATCCCTGGCGCGTCTACCTGCAGCGCTCGGCGCTGACGCTGAAGGGCCTCACGTACGCGCCGACCGGCGCGATGATGGCGGCGGCGACGACGTCGCTGCCCGAGACGCCGGGCGGTGAGCGCAACTGGGACTACCGCTACACGTGGCTGCGCGACTCGACGTTCATGCTGTGGGGCCTCTCGACGCTCGGCTTCGACCGCGAGGCGCACGACTTCCTCTACTTCATCACCGACCGGCTGGAGGCCGGAGGCCGGCTCGGGATCATGTACGGGATCGACGGGCGAGAACGGCTCGACGAGGAGATCCTCGACCACCTCGCCGGGTACGAGGGCGCCAAGCCGGTGCGGATCGGCAACGGCGCGTGGGACCAGCGCCAGCACGACGTCTGGGGTGTCCTGCTCGACTCGATCCGCCTCCACATCCGCTCCGGCGACCGCCTCGACGACCGCCTCTGGCCGCTCGTCGTGCGGCAGGTCGACACCGCGGTCGCGGAGTGGCGCGAGCCCGACCGCGGCATCTGGGAGGTGCGCGGCGAGCCGCAGCACTTCACCTCCTCGAAGATCTTCTGCTGGGTCGCGGCCGATCGCGGCGCGCGCCTGGCGCGGCTGCGCGGCGACCGCGACGCGGCCAAGCGCTGGCGCGAGGCTGCGGACGAGATGCACGCCGAGATCTGCGAGCGCGGGCTCGACGACCGCGGCGTCTTCGTGCAGCACTACGACACCGATGCGCTCGACGCCTCGCTGCTGCTGATCCCGATGCTCGGCTTCCTGCCCGCGAGCGACGAGCGCGTCCGCAAGACCGTGCTCGCGATCGCCGACGAGCTGACCGTCAACGAGCTGGTGCTGCGCTACAAGGTCGCCGAGACCGACGACGGCCTCACCGGCGAGGAGGGCTCGTTCGCGATCTGCTCGTTCTGGCTCGTCTCGGCGCTGGTCGAGATCGGCGAGGTCCAGCGCGCCCGCGACCTCTGCGACAAGCTGCTCTCCTACGCCAGCCCGCTCGCGCTCTACGCGGAGGAGATCGACCCGCACTCGGGCCGCCACCTCGGCAACTTCCCGCAGGCGTTCACCCACCTCGCCCTCATCAACGCGGTGATGCACATCATCCGCGCGGACGAGGCGCTCGTCGACGACACGCACTAG
- a CDS encoding PadR family transcriptional regulator, with amino-acid sequence MSIAKTFLGLLESGPRHGYDLKRTYDERFGHDRPLAYGQVYSTLSRLLRHGFVEVDGIEPGGGPERKRYAITESGVADVDLWLAQPERPEPYLQSTLYAKVVLALLTGRAAAEVLDTQRAEHLQLMRELTRRKAGGDLADQLICDHALFHLEADLRWLELTAARLDQLRDAVGAVA; translated from the coding sequence ATGTCGATCGCCAAGACCTTTCTCGGGCTGCTGGAGTCCGGCCCCCGCCACGGATACGACCTCAAGCGCACGTATGACGAGCGCTTCGGCCACGACCGTCCGCTCGCGTACGGCCAGGTCTACTCGACGCTCTCGCGCCTGCTCAGACACGGTTTTGTCGAGGTCGACGGGATCGAGCCCGGCGGTGGTCCGGAGCGCAAGCGCTACGCGATCACCGAGTCCGGCGTCGCCGACGTCGACCTGTGGCTCGCGCAGCCGGAGAGACCCGAGCCGTACCTCCAGAGCACGCTCTACGCGAAGGTCGTGCTGGCGCTGCTGACCGGCCGTGCTGCCGCGGAGGTGCTCGACACCCAGCGTGCCGAGCACCTCCAGCTGATGCGCGAGCTGACACGCCGCAAGGCCGGCGGCGACCTCGCCGACCAGCTCATCTGCGACCACGCGCTGTTCCACCTCGAAGCCGACCTGCGCTGGCTGGAGCTGACGGCCGCGCGCCTGGACCAGCTGCGCGACGCGGTGGGAGCGGTGGCATGA
- a CDS encoding ABC transporter ATP-binding protein — MSAVAPLLAAHDLHKAFGPTPALAGATFEVAAGEVVAVMGPSGSGKSTLLHCLAGIVRPDAGRVVYGDRELTAMSDVELSALRRTDFGFVFQFGQLVPELSCLENVALPLRLDGVARRDAERRAAEWLDRLEVSDVAGKTPGQASGGQGQRVAVARALATEPRVLFTDEPTGALDSLNGERVMQLLSDAARDTGAAVVLVTHEPRVAAYSDREVVVRDGRTHSAERVG; from the coding sequence ATGAGCGCCGTCGCCCCGCTGCTCGCCGCCCACGACCTGCACAAGGCGTTCGGGCCGACGCCGGCGCTCGCCGGCGCGACGTTCGAGGTCGCGGCGGGCGAGGTCGTCGCCGTGATGGGTCCGTCCGGCTCCGGCAAGTCGACGCTGCTGCACTGCCTCGCCGGCATCGTGCGGCCCGACGCCGGCCGCGTCGTCTACGGCGACCGCGAGCTGACGGCGATGTCCGACGTCGAGCTGAGCGCGCTGCGCCGCACCGACTTCGGCTTCGTCTTCCAGTTCGGTCAGCTCGTGCCCGAGCTGAGCTGCCTGGAGAACGTCGCGCTGCCGCTGCGATTGGACGGCGTCGCCCGCCGCGACGCGGAGCGGCGGGCGGCCGAATGGCTCGACCGGCTCGAGGTCTCCGACGTCGCGGGCAAGACGCCGGGGCAGGCGTCCGGTGGGCAGGGCCAGCGCGTCGCGGTCGCGCGAGCGCTCGCGACCGAGCCGCGCGTGCTGTTCACCGACGAGCCGACCGGTGCGCTCGACTCGCTCAACGGCGAGCGCGTGATGCAGCTGCTGAGCGATGCCGCGCGCGACACCGGCGCGGCGGTCGTGCTCGTCACGCACGAGCCGCGCGTCGCCGCCTACTCCGACCGCGAGGTCGTCGTCCGCGACGGTCGCACCCACAGCGCGGAGCGCGTCGGATGA